A single genomic interval of Octopus bimaculoides isolate UCB-OBI-ISO-001 chromosome 10, ASM119413v2, whole genome shotgun sequence harbors:
- the LOC106879658 gene encoding 3-phosphoinositide-dependent protein kinase 1: protein MSVSLVSQRSQTTNSVCSKPKTKVYPPTTAQAPIPLVSAGPTRMSKDHSVDPPTTLAKRPSGKKTPNDFIFGKVIGEGSFSTVYLAKEINTEKEYAIKVLEKKHILREKKTQYVMREKEVLARINHPFFIRLYYTFQDTDRLYFVLSYARRGELLDYLRKLSSFDEKSTCFYSAEIVTALEYLNGLGIIHRDLKPENILLNEKMHIQITDFGSAKILGKDENVDKEDTNTDGSKENRHSQRRKSFVGTAQYVSPEVLTSRSTSR, encoded by the exons tCCGTTAGCCTGGTGTCACAGAGATCCCAAACAACCAACAGTGTTTGTTCTAAACCAAAAACCAAGGTGTATCCCCCGACTACAGCTCAAGCACCAATTCCACTAGTCTCTGCTGGGCCAACTCGAATGTCCAAGGACCACTCTGTAGACCCACCCACCACCCTTGCCAAGAGGCCATCTGGCAAGAAGACCCccaatgatttcatatttggaaAAGTTATTGGGGAAGGATCCTTTTCAACC GTATATTTGGCCAAGGAGATCAACACAGAAAAAGAATATGCAA tCAAAGTGTTGGAGAAAAAGCACATCCTACGAGAGAAAAAAACGCAATATgttatgagagaaaaagaagtgtTGGCCAGAATCAACCATCCATTTTTTATACGGTTGTACTATACCTTTCAAGACACTGACAGATTAT ATTTTGTTCTCAGCTATGCTCGTAGAGGAGAACTATTGGATTACTTGCGGAAATTATCCTCATTTGATGAGAAAAGCACTTGCTTCTACTCAGCAGAGATTGTCACTGCACTGGAATATCTTAATGGTTTAGGGATCATTCAcag ggATTTGAAACCTGAAAATATATTACTTAATGAAAAAATGCATATACAGATCACAGACTTTGGATCAGCTAAAATCTTAGGGAAGGATGAGAATGTAGATAAAGAAGATACCAACACAG atGGCAGCAAGGAGAACCGCCATTCTCAGCGCCGGAAGTCTTTTGTTGGCACTGCTCAATATGTGTCACCTGAAGTACTTACCAGCAGGAGTACAAGCAGgtga